CTGGCAATCACCACCATTGACAAGTTCGCCTTCCCCGGCGTCGGCCTGATCATCTCCATTGTCTCCTGGATCTGCCTCACCCGGCCCCGCGTCCGGGTGAACAAGGACGGGGTCGAGGTGCGCAACATCATCGGCACCCGCTTCTACCCTTGGCTGGTGATCTACGGGCTGACCTTCCCGCGCTCGTCGCGCATGGCCCGGCTCGAGCTGCCGGAGTTCGAGTACGTCCCGCTCTGGGCGATCCAGTCCGGCGACGGGCAGCGCGCGATTGAGGCCGTCGAGAAGTTCCGCGCCCTCGAGGCGAAGTACATGCCCGAAAGCTAGGCGCGCGTGGCCAACCCCGAGTCCTACCGCCCTGCGCCGGGTACCATCCCCACCGAGCCCGGCGTGTACAAGTTCCGCGACGGCGCCGGGCGCGTCGTCTACGTCGGCAAGGCGAAGAACCTGCGCGCGAGGCTGAACAACTATTTCCAGCCCCCGAAGCAGCTGCACCCGCGAACCCGTCAGATGGTCTTTACCGCCGCCTCGGTGGAGTGGACCGTTGTCGCCAGCGAGGTCGAGGCCCTCCAGCTCGAGTACACATGGATCAAGCGTTTCGACCCCTGGTTCAACGTCATGTACCGCGACGACAAGACCTACCCCATGCTCGCCGTGAGCGTGGGGGAGCGCTTCCCGCGCGCGTTCTTCTACCGCGGCCCGCGCCGCAAAGGGGTGCGCTACTTCGGGCCGTACTCCCACGCCTGGGCGGTGCGCGAAACGCTTGACCTGCTCACCCGCGTCTTTCCCATCCGCACCTGCTCCAACGGGGTGTTCAACCGCCACGAGGCGCTGGGCCGGCCGTGCCTGCTGGGCTACATCGACAAGTGCTCGGCGCCGTGCGTGGGCCGCGTTTCGGAGGAGGAGTACGACGAGATCGCGCGGGGGTTTGTGGCATTTTTGTCGGGGCGCACGGATGACGTCGTCAAGCAGCTGACCAAGCGCATGAACGCCGCGGCCGCCGAGCTCGAATTCGAGAAAGCCGCGCGGCTTCGCGACGACCTCGGGGCCGTGAACAAGGTGATGGAGCGCCAGACGGTGGTGCTCAGCCTCGGCACCGACGCCGACGTGATCGCGTTTGCCACCGACGAGCTCGAGGCCGCGGTGCAGATCTTCACCGTGCGCGACGGGCGCATCCGCGCGCAACGCGGCTGGGTCGTGGAGAAGACGGGCGACGAGCCGGGCAGCCAGGAGCGGCTGGACAAGGGCGAAGCCGACCCGGCCGTGCCGGCGCTGATGCAGGACTTCCTCGTGCAGTACTACTCGGACACGGCGGACAGGGTGAAAGAGGAGCAGGCGGAGGATGCCCGGCTGCGGGAGTCAAAGGTTCGCCGGCGCGGCGTGGATCAGGAGTCCCACGCGCCCGTCACGCCGCCGGTCGCGATCCCGCGCGAGATCCTCGTGGACACGCTGCCGGAGGAGGCCGAGGAGGTCGCCGACCTCATCGCCGAGCTGCGCGGCGGGCCGGTGGACATCCGCGTGCCCCAGCGCGGGGACAAGGCCGCGCTGATGCAGACCGTGGGCCGCAACGCCCAGGAGGCGCTCAACCAGCGCAAACTCAAGCGTGTCGGCGACCTCACCGCGCGCTCCCAGGCCCTGCAAGACATCCAGGACGCGCTCGGCATGGAGCAGGCGCCGCTGCGGATGGAGTGCACGGACATCTCCCACATCCAGGGCACAGACATCGTTGCCTCGCTCGTCGTGTTCGAGGACGGCCTGCCGCGCAAGAACGATTACCGCCGCTACCGCATCAAGGAGGCCGCGGGCGACGGACGTTCCGACGACGTCGGCTCCATCGCCGAGGTGACCCGCAGGCGTTTCAAGCGCTACACCGAGGACAAGCTGGCCAACCCGGACGAGGAGGCCGCCGCGCTGACGTTTGCCGACGAGGCCGCCGACGTCGAGACAACCGGGGCGAGGCGGTTCGCCTACCCGCCGCAGCTCTTCATCGTCGACGGCGGCAAGCCCCAGGTCAACGCAGCCCAGGCTGTGTTCGACGAGCTCGGGATCATTGACGTGCAGCTCATTGGCCTGGCCAAGCGCCTCGAGGAGATCTGGGTGCCCGACGACGACGAGCCCGTCATCCTGCCGCGCAACTCCGAGGGCATGTACCTGCTGCAGCAGATCCGTGACGAGGCACACCGCTTCGCCATTACGTACCACCGCCAGCAGCGCTCCAAGCGGATGCGCGCCTCCGCGCTCGACGGGGTGCCGGGGCTGGGGCCGGCGCGCCGCACCGACCTGGTCAAGCACTTCGGCAGCGTCAAGAAGATCACCGAGGCTACCAAGGAGGAAATCCAGCAGGTCAAGGGCGTCGGCCCAAAGCTGGCCGAGTCGATCTACGAGCACCTCCACCGCGACTAGCGCGCTAGGATGGGCAGCCATGGAGACCACAACGGGCATTCGGCCGGTGATTATCACGGGGCTGTCGGGGGGAGGGCTGTCCTCGGCCGCGAAGATCTTCGAGGACAAGGGATACTTCGTGTCGCAAAACCTGCCGCCGTCGATGATCCTGGAGCTGACCGACATGGCGCTCGCCGGCACCGCGCCGGTGGAGCACCTCGCGTTTGTCACCGACGTGCGCGCCCGCAACTTCTCCGGCTCGCTGCTGGAAACCATCGCGTCGATCAAGGCGAAGGGCATCGCCCCGTTCGTGCTCTACCTCGAGGCGCGTGACGACGTCCTCATCCGCCGCTTCGACAGCGTTCGCCGCACGCACCCGCTGCAGGGCGTGGACCCTCTAAGCGTCGGTATCGAGCGCGAGCGCGAACAGCTCGCAGCGGTGCGCGAGCAGGCGGATGTGATTATTGACACCTCCAACCTCTCCGTGCACGACCTGCGCCGCGCCGTGGAGGCGTCGGTAGGCGAGCTGCCGATCGATCGCCAGCACGTCACCATAGAATCCTTCGGGTTCAAGCACGGTTCGCCACGCGACGCGGACATCGTGATGGACGTGCGCTTTCTGCCCAACCCGTACTGGATTGAGGGGCTGCGCCAGTTCCGTGGCGTCGACGCGCCCGTGGCCGACTACGTGCTCTCCCAGCCGGGTGCGACCGAGTTCGTGGACAATTTCGTCGCGCTGCTCAACTCGATGCTCGCCGGCTACCGCCACGAGGGCAAGGATTTCGTCACCGTGGGCATCGGCTGCACCGGCGGTCACCACAGGTCGGTCGCCGTCTCCGAGGCCATTGCGAAGCGCCTGCGCGAGCTTGATAACGTCGACGTTCACGTCCTGCACCGCGATCTCGAGCGCCACTAGACCTTAGAGCGAAGCGATTAACCCATGACCACTTTCACCTGCCTCGGCGGCGGCCACGGCCTGTACCAAACGCTTTTAGCGTGTCGACGCGCCCGCGCCGAGCACATCAACGCCGTCGTCACGGTCGCCGACGATGGCGGCTCCTCCGGGCGGCTGCGCCGCGAGCTCGGGATGATCCCCCCGGGGGACCTGCGCATGGCGCTGTCCGCGCTGATGCCCGACACCGACACCGGCCGGCTGTGGCGCAACACGCTGCAGCACCGCTTCCAGGGCAACGGCGCGATGGCCGGGCACGCGGTGGGTAACCTCCTGCTCGCCGGCTTGAGCGAAAAGGCCGGCGGCATGCAGGCGGCGCTCGACGTACTCACCACCTGGGCGGGCGCAAACGGCCGGGTCATCCCCGTGTGTAACGAGCCGCTGGAGATCGAGGCGGATGTCGCTGGGCTTGACGACGACCCCCGGGTGTTGCGCTCCGTGCGTGGCCAGGTGGCGGTGGCGACGACTCCCGGCTCGGTGCGCCGCGTGCGCATCCTGCCGGCGGATCCGCCCGTCAACAGCGCCGCGATCGCGGCGGTCATGAACGCCGACGTGGTTACGATCGGGCCCGGCTCGTGGTTTTCCTCCGTGATCCCGCACCTGCTGATGCCAGATGTCGTCACGGCGCTCAACGAGACCGCGGCGAAGGTGATCGTCGTGCTGAATCTGTCGCCGGAGGCGGGGGAGACCCAGGGCTTTACTACCGAGCGCCACATCCACCTGCTTTCGCAGCACGCGCCTGGTTTGCGGGTCGATCACTTCCTCGCGGACAGCAACGTCAACACCACCCCCGGCGAGCGCACCCACCTGCAGCGCACCGCGCAACGCGTCGGCGGGGAGATCACCTACACTGACGTGCGCACGGAGTCGGCCAACGAGGCCGAGCGCAACGTGCACGACCCAGCAAAGTTGGCGGCTGCGCTTCTCGCGCTCGGCGGGGCGAGTTAAACTGTGTGGACTTTACGGTGTGCAATGCAGATGGAGGTACCGCGGTGTCGCTAACCGCCCAGGTGAAAGACGAGCTGCTGCTGGTCGAGCACCCCTCCCAAGCTACCCGTTTTGCCGAGGCCGCGGCCATGATCCGCTTCGCCGGCGAGGTCGCTCAGACCCCGCGCGGGCTGAGCCTGTGCGCTGAGTTTTCGGAGATGCGCGTCGCTCAACGGCTTGCGGCGTCGTTACGCGAGCTATGCGACGTCGACGTGCGCGTGCAGACGCTGAGCCCGGACTCGAGCCGCCGCGACGCCACGTACACGGTCAGCGTGGTCGACGGCACCAAAGACGTGATCCGCCGGCTGAAGTTGGTGACGGTGTCGGGCCACCCGGTCGTGGGCTTGCCGCGGCACATCATCTCCGGCTCGATCGCCGAGGTCGAAGCCGCGTGGCGCGGGGCTTTCCTCGCGCGCGGCGTGCTCACCGAGCCAGGGCGCAGCTCGAGCCTCGAGGTGCTCAGCCCGTGCCAGGAGGCGGCGCTCGCGCTCGTCGGCCTAGCCCGCCGGCTCTCCGTCGCGGCGAAGACGAAGGAAACGCGTGGGGTGGAGCGGGTGTTTCTGCGCGACGGCGACGCCATCGCGGTGCTACTCAGCCGCATGGGCGCGCAGCGTACGCGCGTGAGCTGGGACGAGAAGCGCAAGAAGAAGCAGATGACCGCGAAAAGCGGGCAGCGCCTGGCCACGTTCGACGACGCCAACACGCGGCGCTCGGCGCAGGCGGCGGCGGCAGCGGCGGCACGCGTCGAGCGCGCCATGGAGATCCTTGGCGACGACGTCCCCGAGCACCTGGCTGAAGCCGGGCACCTGCGCGTGGAGTACCGGCACTCCTCGCTGGAGGAGCTCGGTCGTCTCGCAGACCCGCCGATGACCAAGGACGCCGTGGCGGGGCGGATCCGCCGGCTGCTCTCGCTTGCGGACAAGCGCGCCGCCGAGCTCGGAATCGCCGATACGCAATCGGCGCTTGCGGCGGAGGACGACGCGTCCGCGCCCTAGTACTACACAGGCGCCTGGGGCGCAAACCGGGCAAAATCGGTACCATGCGGGCACGGTCAAACAGGGCTACACTGGGACTCAACGGGGCTGCGAGGAACTCGACTCAGGAAACTTCCAGTTCCGGTAAGTGAACCGAAACTCTTTAAGGAGTGACTGACAGTGACTACCCGCATCGGCATCAACGGATTCGGACGAATCGGGCGCAGTTCCCTGCGCGTCATCCTCGACAGCTTCGAGGGCGAGCTCGAGGTTGTCAAGATCAACGACCTGACCGACAACGAGACCCTCGCACACCTTCTGAAGTACGACACCGCGTACGGCCACCTCGGCCGCACCGTGGAGCACGACGAGACCTCGATCACCGTCGGCGGGCACCACATCGAGGTATCCGAGGAGAAGGACCCGGCCGACATCAACTGGGGCGCGCTCGATGTCGACATCGTGCTCGAGTGCACC
Above is a window of Corynebacterium sanguinis DNA encoding:
- a CDS encoding PH domain-containing protein, with the translated sequence MEAKDTKKLSDEELLRLYAADPHAVTSTEPWELEITSPFLKKVAIGWVILVMAVHIFMALVLDVEFTGLAITTIDKFAFPGVGLIISIVSWICLTRPRVRVNKDGVEVRNIIGTRFYPWLVIYGLTFPRSSRMARLELPEFEYVPLWAIQSGDGQRAIEAVEKFRALEAKYMPES
- the uvrC gene encoding excinuclease ABC subunit UvrC, coding for MANPESYRPAPGTIPTEPGVYKFRDGAGRVVYVGKAKNLRARLNNYFQPPKQLHPRTRQMVFTAASVEWTVVASEVEALQLEYTWIKRFDPWFNVMYRDDKTYPMLAVSVGERFPRAFFYRGPRRKGVRYFGPYSHAWAVRETLDLLTRVFPIRTCSNGVFNRHEALGRPCLLGYIDKCSAPCVGRVSEEEYDEIARGFVAFLSGRTDDVVKQLTKRMNAAAAELEFEKAARLRDDLGAVNKVMERQTVVLSLGTDADVIAFATDELEAAVQIFTVRDGRIRAQRGWVVEKTGDEPGSQERLDKGEADPAVPALMQDFLVQYYSDTADRVKEEQAEDARLRESKVRRRGVDQESHAPVTPPVAIPREILVDTLPEEAEEVADLIAELRGGPVDIRVPQRGDKAALMQTVGRNAQEALNQRKLKRVGDLTARSQALQDIQDALGMEQAPLRMECTDISHIQGTDIVASLVVFEDGLPRKNDYRRYRIKEAAGDGRSDDVGSIAEVTRRRFKRYTEDKLANPDEEAAALTFADEAADVETTGARRFAYPPQLFIVDGGKPQVNAAQAVFDELGIIDVQLIGLAKRLEEIWVPDDDEPVILPRNSEGMYLLQQIRDEAHRFAITYHRQQRSKRMRASALDGVPGLGPARRTDLVKHFGSVKKITEATKEEIQQVKGVGPKLAESIYEHLHRD
- the rapZ gene encoding RNase adapter RapZ, which encodes METTTGIRPVIITGLSGGGLSSAAKIFEDKGYFVSQNLPPSMILELTDMALAGTAPVEHLAFVTDVRARNFSGSLLETIASIKAKGIAPFVLYLEARDDVLIRRFDSVRRTHPLQGVDPLSVGIEREREQLAAVREQADVIIDTSNLSVHDLRRAVEASVGELPIDRQHVTIESFGFKHGSPRDADIVMDVRFLPNPYWIEGLRQFRGVDAPVADYVLSQPGATEFVDNFVALLNSMLAGYRHEGKDFVTVGIGCTGGHHRSVAVSEAIAKRLRELDNVDVHVLHRDLERH
- a CDS encoding gluconeogenesis factor YvcK family protein, whose product is MTTFTCLGGGHGLYQTLLACRRARAEHINAVVTVADDGGSSGRLRRELGMIPPGDLRMALSALMPDTDTGRLWRNTLQHRFQGNGAMAGHAVGNLLLAGLSEKAGGMQAALDVLTTWAGANGRVIPVCNEPLEIEADVAGLDDDPRVLRSVRGQVAVATTPGSVRRVRILPADPPVNSAAIAAVMNADVVTIGPGSWFSSVIPHLLMPDVVTALNETAAKVIVVLNLSPEAGETQGFTTERHIHLLSQHAPGLRVDHFLADSNVNTTPGERTHLQRTAQRVGGEITYTDVRTESANEAERNVHDPAKLAAALLALGGAS
- the whiA gene encoding DNA-binding protein WhiA, translating into MSLTAQVKDELLLVEHPSQATRFAEAAAMIRFAGEVAQTPRGLSLCAEFSEMRVAQRLAASLRELCDVDVRVQTLSPDSSRRDATYTVSVVDGTKDVIRRLKLVTVSGHPVVGLPRHIISGSIAEVEAAWRGAFLARGVLTEPGRSSSLEVLSPCQEAALALVGLARRLSVAAKTKETRGVERVFLRDGDAIAVLLSRMGAQRTRVSWDEKRKKKQMTAKSGQRLATFDDANTRRSAQAAAAAAARVERAMEILGDDVPEHLAEAGHLRVEYRHSSLEELGRLADPPMTKDAVAGRIRRLLSLADKRAAELGIADTQSALAAEDDASAP